The following are from one region of the Halarcobacter sp. genome:
- a CDS encoding Na+/H+ antiporter NhaC family protein: MLLPIIAFASETKDNSTLFGVFTLIPPLVAIVLAFITRNVIFSLFIGIFSGTYMISVSEKNVFISIYYAFVDMSSKMVGSLADSWNAGIVLQVLTIGGMIAVITKMGGPRAIAEKLAKKAKTPASAQLYTWIMGFFIFFDDYANSLVIGPIMKPVTDKLKIAREKLAFIIDATAAPIAGLALISTWVGYELSLIKDAYDSIGQPEINAFGIFVETLPYRFYNILMLAFVFFSALTLREFGPMYKAAHRAHTKGHVTDPKTDSTLMNQENSFMLPKEGVTYSIYNAIVPIFVLIVVAIVGFYLNGVSALEGDILKAVESNPFSFYAVREAFGAADASVVIFEAALFSSLVAIVMGLKQKIFSLHEALETWVYGVKALVITAVILILAWSLSAVMKEVGTANYLVTLLSESTPQFILPTVIFILGSIISFSTGTSYGTMGILMPLTIPLANAVGIQTGLEDVALHNYIVLNVGAVLTGAIFGDHCSPISDTSILSSMASSCNHMDHISTQLYYAIFVGAVSILCGYLPAAFSVPVTILLPLGLLVIFLVIRFYGKPYLEK; encoded by the coding sequence ATGCTTTTGCCCATAATTGCATTTGCAAGTGAGACAAAAGATAACTCAACACTGTTTGGTGTATTTACACTAATTCCACCTTTAGTAGCTATTGTTTTAGCATTTATTACAAGAAATGTAATTTTTTCTTTGTTTATAGGGATTTTCTCTGGAACTTATATGATAAGTGTAAGTGAGAAAAATGTATTTATATCTATATATTATGCTTTTGTTGATATGTCTTCAAAGATGGTAGGTTCATTGGCTGATTCTTGGAATGCTGGTATTGTTTTACAGGTTCTAACAATTGGTGGTATGATTGCAGTTATAACAAAAATGGGTGGTCCAAGAGCAATTGCAGAAAAACTTGCAAAAAAGGCTAAGACACCAGCTTCAGCACAACTTTATACTTGGATTATGGGATTTTTTATCTTCTTTGATGATTATGCAAACTCTTTAGTTATTGGTCCAATTATGAAACCAGTAACAGATAAATTAAAAATTGCAAGAGAAAAGTTAGCTTTCATTATCGATGCTACTGCTGCTCCTATTGCAGGGCTTGCTTTAATCTCAACTTGGGTTGGATATGAATTATCTTTAATCAAAGATGCATATGATTCAATAGGGCAACCTGAAATAAATGCTTTTGGAATTTTTGTAGAAACTCTTCCATATAGATTTTATAATATTTTAATGCTAGCATTTGTATTTTTCTCAGCTTTAACTTTAAGAGAATTTGGTCCAATGTATAAAGCTGCACACAGAGCTCACACAAAAGGGCATGTTACTGATCCAAAAACAGACAGTACATTAATGAATCAAGAAAACTCTTTTATGCTTCCAAAAGAAGGGGTTACATATTCTATTTATAATGCAATTGTCCCTATTTTTGTTTTAATTGTTGTTGCTATAGTTGGATTTTATTTAAATGGTGTTTCTGCATTAGAAGGTGATATTTTAAAAGCCGTGGAATCTAATCCATTTAGTTTTTATGCAGTAAGGGAAGCATTTGGAGCAGCTGATGCTTCGGTTGTTATTTTTGAAGCAGCATTATTCTCATCTTTGGTAGCTATTGTCATGGGATTAAAACAAAAAATATTTTCATTACATGAAGCTTTAGAAACTTGGGTATATGGAGTTAAAGCTTTAGTTATCACAGCTGTTATATTGATTTTAGCTTGGTCTTTAAGTGCTGTTATGAAAGAGGTTGGTACAGCAAATTATTTAGTAACTTTATTATCTGAGTCTACTCCACAGTTTATTCTTCCAACTGTAATATTTATTTTAGGTTCTATAATCTCTTTTTCTACAGGTACTTCATATGGTACGATGGGGATTTTAATGCCACTTACAATACCTTTGGCAAATGCAGTTGGTATTCAAACAGGTTTAGAAGATGTTGCTTTACATAATTATATAGTATTAAATGTTGGTGCAGTATTAACAGGGGCAATATTTGGTGATCACTGTTCTCCTATCTCAGATACATCAATTTTATCATCAATGGCTTCATCTTGTAATCATATGGACCATATTTCAACCCAGTTATATTATGCAATATTTGTTGGGGCAGTATCTATTCTTTGTGGATATCTACCAGCAGCATTTTCAGTTCCTGTAACTATTTTATTGCCTTTAGGATTGTTAGTTATATTCTTGGTTATAAGATTTTATGGAAAACCGTATTTAGAAAAGTAA